In a single window of the Terriglobales bacterium genome:
- a CDS encoding molybdenum cofactor biosynthesis protein MoaE, which translates to MRVRVLFFGVLKDLAGKGSEEVSLPEGATVSDLLSHYEQDAKMKATLGSIAVALNQEYAARSAALRDRDEVGLLPPVSGGADAAQPVIPTRVQLTRERIDTGALSQRMKRPEDGAVVVFEGIVRDNSRGRRTVYLDYEAYEEMASKQLDELATEARAKFKVREVAISHRLGRLYIGETSVAIVVCSAHRTAAFEACRWMIDTLKKTVPIWKKEYFEDGAVWADGEPFPPEIRKV; encoded by the coding sequence ATGCGCGTGCGCGTGCTATTTTTCGGCGTGCTGAAGGACCTTGCCGGCAAGGGAAGCGAGGAGGTGTCGCTGCCCGAGGGCGCGACCGTCAGCGACCTGCTGTCGCATTACGAGCAAGACGCAAAGATGAAGGCGACACTGGGATCGATTGCGGTGGCGCTGAACCAGGAATATGCCGCGCGCTCGGCCGCGCTGCGCGATCGCGACGAGGTCGGCCTGCTGCCTCCGGTCAGCGGCGGCGCCGATGCCGCACAACCTGTGATCCCAACCCGGGTTCAACTTACCAGGGAGCGCATCGACACCGGTGCGCTCAGCCAGCGCATGAAGCGGCCGGAGGACGGAGCGGTCGTGGTCTTCGAAGGCATTGTGCGCGATAACAGTCGCGGAAGGCGCACGGTCTATCTTGATTACGAAGCCTACGAAGAGATGGCGAGCAAGCAGCTCGACGAGCTGGCAACAGAGGCACGGGCGAAGTTCAAGGTGCGCGAGGTAGCGATCTCGCACCGGCTGGGGCGGTTATATATCGGGGAGACGAGCGTGGCCATCGTGGTCTGCTCGGCGCACCGGACGGCGGCATTCGAAGCGTGCCGCTGGATGATCGACACGCTGAAGAAGACCGTTCCCATCTGGAAGAAAGAATATTTTGAGGACGGCGCGGTGTGGGCCGATGGCGAGCCATTTCCGCCGGAAATTCGAAAAGTATAG